From a single Nicotiana tabacum cultivar K326 chromosome 8, ASM71507v2, whole genome shotgun sequence genomic region:
- the LOC107822241 gene encoding protein IWS1 homolog 1 gives MSYNNDPYIDEEGEALVDFDEDVRSDHEQQEHFLGDNLDDDDAWNQRQRERSPTPVYDDPNKSKPRKRLIKKTSARESTPDIGIGDEDAYGGAADDDMAGIVRDESDDGGGKRKRFGMEFSEEKRKEKKRRDKGEKKFKLRKNGGYAGGSRLKDQEGDQEMKEMWDTIAGGDSEDDQEGPKTLDDDNFIDDSGVDPADRYGSDNEPRSPSSAPQAEEGEEDDEIKKLFKGGKKKKKTEKSAAEIALLVENVMAELEVVAEEDAELNRQSKPAINKLKKLPLLIDVLSKKQLQQEFLDHGVLTLLRTWLEPLPDGSLPNINIRAAILKILTDYPIDLEQYDRREQLKKSGLGKVIMFLSKSDEETTANRKLAKDLVDKWSRPIFNKSTRFEDMRNFEDERAAQFRRPSMKKPMNKASGVESRDDDLDLAGFSQGQKSGPSSSRQLTSRPEAMSMDFVVRPQSKIDPEEVRARAKAMVQDQRRMKMNKKLQQLKAPKKKKLQATKLSVEGRGMVKYL, from the exons ATGAGTTACAACAACGATCC GTACATAGATGAGGAAGGAGAGGCGTTGGTAGACTTTGATGAGGATGTCCGATCTGATCACGAGCAACAGGAACACTTCCTTGGCGACAATCTGGACGATGACGATGCATGGAATCAGAGACAGCGAGAACGGTCACCTACCCCAGTGTATGATGATCCTAACAAATCTAAGCCGAGGAAGCGGTTGATTAAGAAAACTTCGGCTAGAGAGAGCACACCGGATATTGGGATAGGGGATGAGGATGCTTATGGCGGTGCTGCTGATGATGACATGGCTGGCATTGTGCGTGATGAGTCGGACGACGGTGGTGGGAAGAGGAAGAGGTTTGGTATGGAGTTTAGTGAAGAGAAaaggaaggagaagaagaggagaGATAAAGGCGAGAAGAAGTTTAAGTTGAGGAAAAATGGGGGTTATGCTGGAGGAAGCAGGTTGAAGGACCAGGAGGGTGATCAGGAGATGAAGGAGATGTGGGATACCATTGCTGGTGGTGACTCTGAG GATGACCAAGAAGGTCCGAAGACATTGGATGATGATAACTTCATTGATGATAGTGGTGTGGATCCAGCTGACAGGTATGGAAGTGACAATGAACCACGGTCTCCCAGCAGTGCTCCACAG GCTGAAGAAGGggaagaggatgatgaaatcaAGAAGCTCTTCAAGGGaggcaagaagaaaaagaaaactgaaaagagTGCAGCAGAAATTGCATTGCTAGTAGAGAATGTTATGGCTGAGCTTGAAGTTGTTGCTGAAGAGGATGCGGAACTGAATAGACAGTCTAAACCTGctataaataaactaaaaaagCTTCCTCTTCTCATAGACGTCCTATCAAA GAAGCAACTTCAGCAAGAATTTTTAGATCATGGAGTATTGACTCTTTTGAGGACTTGGCTTGAGCCCCTTCCAGATGGTAGCCTGCCCAATATAAACATTCGTGCTGCAATCCTAAAAATCCTTACTGAT TATCCAATTGATCTTGAGCAGTATGATAGAAGAGAGCAGTTGAAAAAGAGTGGTCTTGGAAAG GTTATTATGTTCCTCTCAAAGTCAGATGAGGAGACTACAGCTAACAGGAAACTTGCTAAGGATTTGGTTGACAAATGG AGTCGACCAATATTCAACAAGAGTACAAGGTTTGAAGATATGAGAAACTTTGAAGATGAGAGAGCTGCTCAATTTAGGCGGCCTTCCATGAAAAA ACCCATGAATAAAGCTTCAGGAGTGGAATCCAGAGACGATGACCTTGACTTGGCTGGATTTTCACA GGGCCAAAAGTCTGGTCCATCATCTTCCAGGCAACTTACATCAAGGCCTGAAGCAATGTCAATGGATTTTGTGGTGCGTCCACAATCTAAGATTGATCCTGAAGAAGTTAGGGCAAGGGCCAAAGCAATGGTTCAAGACCAGCGCCGAATGAAG ATGAATAAGAAACTGCAGCAGTTAAAAGCTCCAAAAAAGAAGAAACTCCAAGCTACGAAACTCAGCGTGGAGGGTCGTGGCATGGTGAAGTACCTCTAG